The Brassica oleracea var. oleracea cultivar TO1000 chromosome C6, BOL, whole genome shotgun sequence genomic interval AAATTTATGAAAATAGCATATAATTTAATTTGTGGTTTAAAATAATTATTTGAAATTAATTTCTAATAATACTATATTATTAATTACTAAATTAATCAAAGCATTATTTTTTTTTTTAAAATTAAACTTTAGTAAAATTTTGTTAGATTTTTTCTCAACAGTTTTTTTTGTTATAACTAAAGGTAAATTTTAAATTTACAGTTAAGATTTATTTATTAATATCTTATAATTATTAAGATCTATTAGAAATATTATATATTTAATATATTAATGTAACTAATTAAATAGATATAAATTTTATGATATAGACCTACTATGTCTATGACCTTTTTATGACCTTTTTATGGTAGATAAAATTGTATTTCTCTTTTAATAGAGAAGATAGACTACAATTGTAAAATATATAAAAAAATAGAATATAATTTTTTTATGATAAAAATTTATTTAAAATTTATATTATATTTCTAATTACGAATTTAATCAATGCACTAATTTAAAAAGATATTTAAAACTTTTGTTTAGATTTTGTTAGATTTTTCTTAACAGATTTTGTTATAACTAAAAGTAAAATTAATTTATTATTAATATATTTATAATTATTAAGATTTTTAGAAATTTTACATCTAATCTATTAATTTAGGGTCCTATTTTAAAATACTATTAATAAGTCATATTAAGACCACTTAAAAAATTAGGCAATATCACATATTTGATTACTTATATTAATAATAAACCAACTATAAATTTAAATTTTATTTTAATAATAACAAAATCTGTTGAGAAAAAATATACAAAATCTTACTAAACAATTTTAATATTTTTTAAAAATGTCATATTACTTAATTTCGTAATTAGTAATATAGTATTATTATAAATCAATGTTAACCAAAATTTTATTAAAAAACAAAAAAATAAGAATTATATACTATTTTTTTTATATATTTTATATAATTATATTCTGTATTATGTAAAAACAGAAGTGTCATATGAGTTAAATAAATTATCACTCATCATTAAAATGAGTTAAAATTCGTAAACTATATAATATTTTATACAAAATAATTTTATTAACATTAGTTAAACTTTTATATCTACAACTATATATTATTTTTTATTTATTTTTAAACTCTCAACAATATATTATTTAAAATGTTTATATACAAATATATAATAGTATATAATGACCTTTAGTTTAAATACTATTTAAAATATATATTATTAGAAAAGTATGAAATTTTAGTAATTCATTTAAAATATTAATGATAAAAAATTTAATTATAACAAAATCTGTTGAGAAAAATATAGAAAATATTACCAAAATTTTAATATTTTTTATAAAATAATTTAGTAACAAAAAAATAATAATCAAAATTCATGTAATATTCGAAACTCAAAAATAGTAGTGTAATATTTCAAAGTTTTCTTGGAAAAATATAAATTTTGAAAATAGATATTAAAACTCAAAATGATAATATTTCAAATTTACAAAAGATAAAATCATAGATAACAAAGAATAATGTTTTGAAATGCACCACAAAAAAGAACTATATATGTTATAAAAATTAAAGCAATCTAATATTTTGAAATCTTAATTAAAATTAAAAAAAAACTTAATATCATAACATCCAAAAATATCCTATATCAATAAAATTTACTAAAATAATATGATAGATGCTACTACGTATAAAATTTACTAAAATCATAGGGCTATATTATTTAAACAAAACAGTATTTTTACTTGTAAATCCTGTAAATACTAAAATAATATATGTTAAAGTATATTTTTTTAATGTAATTATAAATTATCTTAAACATTTTTCTTTTCTATAATATTAATAAATAAAATTTAAAAATTACTATATCAAAATGTATAAATTAAAGAAAAAAACATATTTTGAAGGAGGTTATCTATTTGATTATTTTATATTGTTATTTTATTAATAATGCCTAATAAAAAATATAAAAAATAATATTATAGGGTTACACAATATACTAAAATAAAACTATTTATTTAAAACATTTGTAATAATGTCAAGTAAATTTATAAAATGAAAAATATTCACACGAACGTGCGGGTTAAAATCTAGTATTTAATTGATTAATGTAAATAATCAAATAAATGTAATTAATTAAGTGGACCTAATATGACTTTTTATAGTAGATGAAAATTGTACTTCTTTTTTTAATAGTATAAATATTTAAAAAATTTAGCAAAACTTTGTTAGATTTTTCTCAACAGATCTTGTAGTAACAAAAATTTTAATTTTAATATATAGTTAAAATTAATTTATTATTAATATCTTTATAATTAGTAATTTTTTTAGAAATATTATATATTTAATAGATTAATGTAAATAATCAAATAAATGTAATTAATGAAATAGATCTAATATAACCTTTTATAGTAGATACAAATTGTACTTTTCTTTTAGTTGTATAGATTTGGTTTTTACCACCTCCTTGTCTTTTTATAATGTATAGCAAACAATTATCCCCAGTTCCGTTCTCTATGTAAATGTCTCAAGCATGTTAGTGAAAACACACACACAGGATAAATACATAAACATATAAACACCTTCCATACTGAATCAATGATTAGCACAAAACACATGGCTAACTTGAAATTTTGGCTGTGCTTGTTCCTGATCTGTGTTTCGTTCTCGGGGTCATCAGCTCGGCCAATGCAGCAGCTGTTTGCAAACTCAGAGGAAAATCAACCAGGGTGTATGATGAGAGAAGCTGCAAAAGTATTGAAGGCTAACATGGAGAACCTAATAGAGAGAGCCTTTAACGAGTCCAAGAGACTTAGTCCTGGAGGTCCTGATCCTCGTCATCACTAAGTACTACTCTCGTCTATATAAATCTGCAGGCAGTGCCGGCAATGAACACATTCATGTAATGCATTTGAATGGGGTTCTGGAGGTCATATTTGTTTTCATAAAATGTAAATTATTATAAAAAATAAAATCTTGCATAAACTATTAAATATATTTAATTGATATTAACATTAATTTTTTTAATTTTTGTGTGGGGTTTCGAAAAACTCAGGACCGGTACATGTGTTTTCTTTCTTGATTGAAAATCAGTTTGCAAGAGAACATAATGGTCCCTTGTGTGCAGCAGCTTTGTTTGTTCGTTTAGTGTAAGAGCATGTTTATCTGGGGTCCTTAGCGAGGTTCTTAGTGCATGGGCCCCCACAAAACCCTTAAGTATCGGTTACAAAAACTATTAATTAAGAACCGATTTTAGTGAGTTTCTTACACTGTTCGCGGGCCCCACTGACTCGTGGCGGTCCGCGATTGGTTTACTTTTTAATTTTTTGTTTTTTAGACAAAAAAAACATAAGAAACCCAAATTGATTTTTTAGGGATAAACATGCTCTAACAAAATACATTGAGCTGTTCGTTACACGTTTTATGAACTGTGCGTGCTTTACGTATCCTACACATTCTACAATCTTTAACGGTCTACTAGAGACTAGACGGACTGTTTGCATCCCTTACTTATTAATAGAGAAACAAAATAAAAAATAACATTTAATCCTCCTATATATTAAATGAGAAGTCAATTAAGTAACTTTTGTTTAGGTATCAATCATAGAGGAAATTTAAGAAAAATTGTTATAATTTGATTGGTTGAAGGATATTCAATCTTTAATTATTTTAAGTAAATTTAAAATAAATGGTAAGTCTACACTAATTAATATCACTTACTAAATAGTTTAAATGATATTACAAATAATAATTTATGATAACTAATTGTCAAAATTATAGAAAGTGTAATAATGCTTGATTAATTCTTTTATATTTATATACTACTCAAAATAATTAGCAGAACATAATTTATAGAAAATGATATAATGATTTCATATTTTTATGTAAAACATTATATTCATATATAAAGAATTATAATAATTATTAATGTCTTATAATGTCCATATATGTCTTATAAGCAATTTATAAAAAAAATAACATTTATAACTATCTATCATGGCTTACAAAATTATTTCATCTTAATTTTAAATTATTTATATGAGTTTATAAAACATTTATAAGAATAAAAATTCTCCTATATATTAAATGAGAAGTTGCTTAAATGATTTTTTTTACATGTCGATCATTTGTGAAGTCTTCAGAAAATTGTTATGATTTTTTTGGTCGATAAATTTTAATTTTATTAAATTTATTTTAGATTTAAATTAAAAAAATAAATCTAGAACCAATTAATATCACTTGCCGAATAATAAAAATTATATTACAAATAATGATTTATGGAACTAATGGTTGAAATTATATAAAGAATAATAATGTTTGATAAATTCGTTTTTATATTTATAAATTAAATAACATAGTGAAATAAACTTTTTATAATTTTGAATAATTATAATTCATCTAAAATAAAAGATAAGTCTAAAACTAATTATTATCACTTGCCAAATAACATAAATGATATTACAAATAATAATTAATGGTAGCTAATGTCAAAGTTATAGAAAGTATAATAATGTTTCATCAACTCTTTTTATATTTATATACTACATAAAATAATAAATAATAAATAATTTATAGAAACCGATATAATAATTTCATATTCATATAAAAATATAGTTGTATCAATAATACTAACTAATCCCTTATAATGTCGATATATGCTTTATAAATAATTAGGCTTTGAAAATTGGACAGATTATATTTAACGGAACATGCGAGCATTTCGATTTAAAAAAATGTTTTGCATTTAAATCAAATAATATAGTGAATATGGTAATGTTATGATTGAAAAGAATAATGTTATGATCGAATAGAATTCTAAGATGAATTTTTGGTTTATTGATTGTATGTTTTATATTACTATTTAGAAAGAGAAATAAATATTTGGCAAAAAATATGTAAAAAGTAAAGAAAAAATTAGCAAAAATTTAATAAATATAACGAAATGATAATGATAAAAATAAGAAGATGCCGAAAAGATGTATAATATGTGTTGGTGAAGTTAATGTGATAATTACATATATAATTTTGCAAGCATTTGTTATAACTAAATATTCTTCAGTTATTTTTACATCAAATTTATAGAAATTTTACGACTGATTTTCAAACTATATGAAATTAAAAATTATATTTTTAATGTTTCAAACTATATGACATTGTATACATAATATATATATATTCATACAATATTTATATCCACGAATTCGCAGGCAACCACCTAGTTCAGTTTTAATTGATAGCATTAATGTCTTCTAATTTAAGATAATACACATATTAGGAAGTCTTATAATTGAGACATGAATATTAAACTTTGTGTTCACGCCATGATTACAAGCATTTAAAACTTTGGAAGGAGAAAATGAAGCTTTCATTTACTCATATATTATATTTAAAATTTATGGTCCAATTTTGATATATATTGTATAGTGGTCTCTATATGTAGAAAATAAATTTTGCATAGATAAATTGTTTATTCCGGCAAATATTTCCATTAATATTAAAGAGTGATTGCATAGATAGATTGTTTACATTTACAATCCATTACGTGCAGACAAATAAGAATCTATCTATCTATCTATATAAAATACTGTTTCCTTTTTCCTAGACGCGCTATTTCAGCATCCACGTCAGAAAGTCGGAGGCTGTCGTCGCAACACGTGTCCCTTTCAGAGAAAACACATCGTTTCATAAATTTATCAATTTAATACAATTTTATCATATATAGTTCAATATAATAATTTTTTAACATAATTGATTATGATTATATAATAGATAAAAAATAGGATATATTTTTTATTTTTCATTTTATAGACGATAGCTTAATATATTAATTTATAAGAATATTTCATACGTAATTTAGAAATTAT includes:
- the LOC106299766 gene encoding CLAVATA3/ESR (CLE)-related protein 1-like, with translation MISTKHMANLKFWLCLFLICVSFSGSSARPMQQLFANSEENQPGCMMREAAKVLKANMENLIERAFNESKRLSPGGPDPRHH